The following are from one region of the Littorina saxatilis isolate snail1 linkage group LG2, US_GU_Lsax_2.0, whole genome shotgun sequence genome:
- the LOC138960028 gene encoding solute carrier family 35 member F5-like, whose translation MLGVNALNQAQRLALGVVVLLIVDIIWVASSELTEYIFKNKKYDKPFFTTYVKTVMFSMYLIGFIIWRPWREQCCKKKDWKMVDDAWSGSPPTEPEAHLGDSIYVPVKYDIHSPSGTDSDDAGNGGSGKSVRFSNLSEVRQMSDDLAEEAIMSRLSYQAYLRAEEEKQRLNNRLSIKQVVKLAIFFCLLWFFANYTYQEALLQSEAGIVNVLSSTSGLFTLICAAIYPSAQGDKFTLSKLAAVLISLGGVVMVSMSDMKLEDSIPAGALWGLASAMLYAFYLVLVRRKVNHEDRMDIPMFFGFVGFVCAIVLWPGFFILHYSKHEPFEWPDKHQWLFIIINGLIGTVLSEILWLWACFLTSSLVATIALSLTIPLTMVADIAIRKVDYSLLFYLGSVPIFISFFIITFLTHWENWDPVMVGLKKLLHCICRRRIVQRIRELDREQTASLINSDMA comes from the exons ATGCTTGGTGTTAATGCGCTCAATCAAGCCCAGAGGTTGGCCCTGGGAGTCGTCGTCCTGCTGATTGTGGACATTATCTGGGTTGCATCTTCTGAACTTACTGAG TACATCTTCAAAAACAAGAAGTATGACAAACCGTTCTTCACCACCTACGTCAAGACTGTCATGTTCTCCATGTACCTCATTGGATTTATCATCTGGAGACCATGGAGGGAACAGTGTTGCAAGAAAAAAGATTGG AAAATGGTGGATGACGCTTGGTCTGGGTCTCCTCCCACGGAACCAGAAGCTCATTTG GGAGATTCCATCTATGTTCCTGTGAAATACGATATACATAGCCCGAGTGGAACAGATTCTGATGATGCAGGAA ATGGAGgcagtggaaagtctgttcgcTTCAGCAACCTGTCTGAAGTCAGGCAAATGTCAG ACGACCTTGCAGAAGAAGCCATCATGTCGCGCCTGTCCTACCAAGCGTACTTGCGTGCGGAGGAGGAGAAGCAACGTCTCAACAACAGGCTGTCCATCAAACAGGTGGTCAAGCTGGCCATCTTCTTCTGTCTACTG TGGTTCTTTGCGAACTACACGTACCAAGAGGCCCTGCTGCAGAGCGAGGCGGGCATTGTGAACGTCCTGTCGTCCACCTCGGGCCTCTTCACGCTCATCTGTGCTGCCATCTACCCCAGCGCACAGGGAGACAAATTCACCCTGTCAAAACTGGCTGCCGTTCTCATCAG TCTGGGTGGAGTGGTCATGGTGAGCATGTCAGACATGAAGCTGGAGGACTCTATACCAGCCGGTGCATTGTGGGGGCTGGCGAGCGCTATGCTGTATGCCTTTTACCTGGTGCTGGTGAGACGCAAGGTCAACCATGAAGACCGCATGGACATCCCCATGTTCTTTG GTTTTGTAGGTTTTGTGTGCGCCATAGTGCTGTGGCCAGGTTTCTTCATCCTACACTACTCTAAGCATGAACCGTTTGAGTGGCCGGACAAGCATCAATGGcttttcatcatcatcaacggTCTGATCGGCACAGTCCTCTCAGAAATTCTGTGGCTGTG GGCTTGTTTCCTGACGTCATCTCTTGTGGCCACCATCGCTCTTAGTCTCACCATCCCCCTGACCATGGTCGCTGATATCGCCATCAGAAAG GTGGATTATTCGCTGTTGTTTTACCTGGGGTCGGTTCCCATCTTTATCTCCTTCTTCATCATCACCTTCCTGACACACTGGGAGAACTGGGACCCGGTCATGGTCGGCCTCAAGAAACTCCTGCACTGTATATGCAGACGCAGAATTGTACAAAG AATACGAGAACTGGACAGAGAACAGACAGCAAGCCTGATCAACAGTGATATGGCCTGA